In Streptomyces sp. V4I8, one genomic interval encodes:
- a CDS encoding ATP-binding cassette domain-containing protein, with amino-acid sequence MLPETVRAVLPHLRSTPRAVVRLLAWSVPEMAQTFFLGYALARALDDGFLRGEPGAGMGWLAAAGLSVVLAGVGTDRVHVALAAIAEPMRDDLIRRVVHRALRDADGAAVSRLTHQTEIARDTFANLLLVSRTFVLSAGAALAGLLALAPVLLLIVLPPLAAGLVLFVATLRPLARRQEAFLVADEVMAADVGAAVAGLRDIAASGAQPWVAADAGAGIDGELRAARALARWGTLRDLAVGVAGHLPVVLLLGTAPWLLGRGVTPGALVAALAYLTQALLPALENLILSLGTTSARLAVVLRRLAPEGTCGTTRRPTSAQEAGHPATLQRARQADAMRTATGLGPGRQAHTQKDAFTAVPETGQADFQRPESNLAPTRHPHDAAASPPAVSLHSLTFAYGPHAEPVLRGLDLALPPGGHLAVAGPSGIGKSTLAALIAGVLVPDQGEVRLCGRDVRELGPGGLAALRVLVPQEAYVFSGTVGENIAYLCPEPPSDAALLASCAAVGADGLVGRLGGPEARLDPRALSAGERQLLALARAHLASAPLVLLDEATCHLDPAAEARAEQAFLARPGGSLIVVAHRISSARRAARILVMDGTDTDCGTHEDLLARSPLYRDLVGSWADRSHPALLQRDAYGVDPVTGAGLTGDGRHVVAHGPGGQVEPVSDLRDRGTFHGQ; translated from the coding sequence ATGCTGCCTGAGACAGTCCGGGCCGTTCTGCCCCATCTGCGCAGCACGCCACGAGCCGTCGTACGGCTGCTCGCCTGGTCGGTGCCGGAGATGGCGCAGACCTTCTTCCTCGGGTACGCGCTCGCCCGCGCGCTCGACGACGGGTTCCTGCGTGGCGAGCCCGGGGCCGGCATGGGGTGGCTGGCAGCGGCCGGACTCTCGGTGGTGCTCGCAGGGGTGGGGACGGACCGGGTGCATGTGGCGCTGGCCGCGATCGCCGAGCCGATGCGCGACGATCTCATCCGCCGGGTGGTGCACCGAGCGCTGCGGGACGCGGACGGCGCGGCGGTGTCCCGGCTGACGCATCAGACGGAGATCGCCCGCGACACCTTCGCGAACCTGCTGCTGGTGTCCCGCACCTTCGTGCTCTCGGCAGGTGCGGCGCTGGCCGGCCTGCTGGCGCTGGCACCCGTCCTGCTGTTGATCGTCCTCCCCCCACTGGCCGCCGGTCTCGTGCTGTTCGTGGCAACGCTGCGGCCGCTGGCCCGGCGCCAGGAGGCGTTCCTCGTCGCCGACGAGGTCATGGCGGCAGACGTGGGCGCCGCGGTGGCGGGGCTACGGGACATCGCGGCCTCCGGCGCCCAGCCGTGGGTGGCGGCGGACGCCGGCGCCGGGATCGACGGGGAACTGCGAGCGGCCCGCGCACTGGCCCGCTGGGGCACGCTGCGCGATCTGGCCGTCGGTGTCGCGGGTCACCTGCCCGTCGTTCTCCTGCTGGGTACCGCTCCCTGGCTGCTCGGCCGGGGCGTCACACCGGGCGCCCTCGTCGCGGCCCTCGCCTACCTCACCCAGGCCCTGCTTCCCGCCCTGGAGAACCTCATCCTGTCCCTCGGCACCACATCAGCCCGCCTCGCGGTCGTGCTGCGCCGCCTGGCACCCGAGGGGACATGCGGGACCACCAGAAGGCCCACGTCCGCGCAGGAGGCGGGGCACCCGGCCACCCTCCAACGCGCCCGCCAGGCCGACGCCATGCGAACCGCCACTGGATTGGGGCCGGGCCGGCAAGCGCACACACAGAAGGACGCCTTTACCGCCGTACCGGAAACCGGGCAGGCCGACTTTCAGCGCCCTGAGTCCAACCTTGCGCCCACACGGCACCCGCACGATGCCGCGGCGAGCCCGCCCGCGGTGTCTTTGCACAGCCTCACCTTCGCCTACGGTCCCCACGCCGAACCCGTTCTGCGCGGTCTGGACCTCGCCCTTCCCCCGGGCGGCCATCTCGCTGTGGCCGGGCCCAGCGGGATCGGGAAGTCCACCCTGGCCGCGCTGATCGCGGGAGTGCTCGTACCGGACCAGGGCGAGGTGCGGCTGTGCGGCCGGGACGTGCGCGAGCTGGGGCCGGGAGGCTTGGCGGCCCTGCGGGTGCTTGTGCCACAGGAGGCGTACGTGTTCTCGGGGACCGTAGGCGAGAACATCGCGTACTTGTGTCCCGAGCCACCCTCCGACGCCGCTCTCCTGGCCTCGTGCGCCGCCGTGGGGGCGGATGGGCTGGTCGGCCGCCTGGGCGGGCCCGAGGCACGGTTGGACCCACGGGCGCTGTCCGCCGGGGAACGGCAGCTGCTCGCACTGGCCCGAGCGCATCTCGCGTCGGCGCCCCTCGTGCTGCTCGACGAGGCCACCTGCCATCTCGATCCCGCGGCAGAAGCCCGCGCAGAGCAGGCATTCTTGGCGCGCCCCGGCGGTTCGTTGATCGTCGTCGCGCACCGCATCAGCTCGGCTCGCCGCGCCGCCCGCATCCTGGTCATGGACGGCACGGACACCGACTGCGGTACCCACGAGGACCTGCTCGCCCGTTCCCCGCTCTACCGCGACCTGGTGGGGAGCTGGGCCGACCGCTCACACCCAGCCCTCCTCCAACGAGATGCGTACGGCGTCGACCCGGTTACGGGCGCCGGTCTTACGGGTGATGGCCGCCATGTAGTTGCGCACGGTCCCGGCGGACAGGTGGAGCCTGTCAGCGATCTCCGTGATCGAGGCACCTTCCACGGCCAGTGA
- a CDS encoding IS1380 family transposase, protein MVESTGWDRRLSVAADGKKLVGHAGAVLLRKLADRLGLTGGLARVLPSSTAAGWRERSGVLVQLAVAIVLGARSLLEAEQLHLHHQQLFGPAVSDSTMRRVLAGLDEHTLRKIAKVRRRVRRQVWGLLHLRPGGFPYLTVAGRHLKGWIVVDLDATVITAASKKEGAAATFKGTFGFHPLAGWCANTGESLAMELRCGNAGANTVEDHLRVLAACLEQVPGSSQAKLLIRVDGAGATHGLLEHLESLNTKRRTVRYTVGWKITPEDEAAIAKLPESAWETSLHQDGSVQEGYQVAELTGVNTREGWPQGMRLIVRRVRPSRRQHKKLTDFEKQTGWRYSITATNIRHLWGIPGSHQVQFLDALHRDHAEVEDRIRTGKAMGLHNLPSKSWQVNAGWMLACNLAADLDAWLRLLTLHDQDGLEHAEPDTMRFRLYHLPARLADHARRRYLRIERTWPWAKAFTTCWSRLTQLPAVT, encoded by the coding sequence GTGGTCGAGAGTACAGGGTGGGACCGTCGGCTGTCCGTGGCTGCTGACGGGAAGAAGCTGGTAGGGCACGCGGGGGCGGTGCTGCTGCGGAAACTGGCCGACCGCCTGGGGCTGACGGGTGGACTGGCCCGGGTGCTGCCGTCGAGTACGGCGGCCGGGTGGCGGGAGCGGAGCGGGGTGCTGGTCCAGCTGGCTGTGGCGATCGTGCTCGGAGCACGGAGTCTGCTGGAGGCCGAGCAGCTCCACCTGCACCACCAGCAGCTCTTCGGTCCGGCTGTGTCGGACTCGACGATGCGCCGGGTGCTGGCCGGCCTCGACGAACACACGCTGCGAAAGATCGCGAAGGTGCGGCGGCGGGTGCGCCGCCAGGTGTGGGGCCTGCTGCATCTGCGGCCGGGCGGCTTCCCCTATCTCACCGTTGCCGGACGGCACTTGAAGGGCTGGATCGTCGTGGACCTGGACGCCACGGTCATCACTGCCGCTTCGAAGAAGGAAGGGGCAGCGGCGACGTTCAAGGGCACGTTCGGCTTCCACCCGCTGGCCGGCTGGTGCGCGAACACCGGTGAGAGCCTGGCAATGGAGCTGCGCTGCGGGAATGCCGGGGCGAACACCGTCGAGGACCACCTGCGCGTGCTGGCGGCCTGTCTGGAGCAGGTCCCCGGCTCCTCGCAGGCCAAGCTCCTCATCCGCGTCGACGGCGCCGGGGCCACGCACGGTCTGCTGGAGCACCTGGAGTCACTGAACACGAAGCGGCGCACGGTCCGTTACACCGTCGGCTGGAAGATCACGCCCGAGGACGAGGCGGCGATCGCGAAACTCCCCGAAAGCGCATGGGAGACCTCCCTGCACCAGGACGGCAGCGTCCAGGAGGGCTACCAGGTCGCCGAGTTGACCGGGGTGAACACCCGCGAGGGCTGGCCCCAGGGGATGCGGCTGATCGTCCGCCGGGTCAGACCCTCACGGCGGCAGCACAAGAAGCTGACCGACTTCGAGAAACAGACCGGCTGGCGCTACTCGATCACCGCGACGAATATCCGGCACCTGTGGGGCATCCCCGGCTCGCACCAGGTCCAGTTCCTCGATGCCCTGCACCGCGACCACGCCGAGGTCGAGGATCGCATCCGCACCGGCAAAGCCATGGGCCTGCACAACCTCCCGTCCAAGTCGTGGCAGGTCAACGCCGGATGGATGCTTGCCTGCAACCTCGCGGCTGATCTCGACGCCTGGCTGCGGCTGCTCACCCTGCACGACCAGGACGGGCTCGAACACGCCGAGCCGGACACCATGCGCTTCCGCCTCTACCACCTGCCCGCCCGCCTCGCCGACCACGCCCGACGCCGCTACCTGCGCATCGAACGGACCTGGCCCTGGGCAAAGGCGTTCACCACCTGCTGGAGCAGGCTCACACAGCTTCCGGCCGTCACCTGA
- a CDS encoding SapB/AmfS family lanthipeptide, giving the protein MTLLDLQTLEVPSEEEAAEGYHSAASKNCGGGSALSVILC; this is encoded by the coding sequence ATGACACTCCTCGATCTCCAGACACTCGAGGTCCCTTCAGAAGAGGAAGCCGCAGAGGGTTACCACAGCGCCGCCAGCAAGAATTGCGGCGGCGGCAGTGCGTTGAGCGTCATCCTCTGCTGA
- a CDS encoding SdrD B-like domain-containing protein encodes MNANGRWDSVLEPGWAGVQVVLTDDAGNSVTGTTDANGVVKLDPGSSLSKGKYRIEVKNPDPKVYSPGQASPRTDLLDRTVLSSNVEFVDLSGGKNVEITTSFWSPEDYCQGNVRLAAVCQNANIPTAAPPSKRTLSSFTFNTRGDAVANPGLVTDLSTEAETGTQWGLGYNKVTRQLFTSAYAKRGTKYGPGGPGAIYRTNPATGATALFTRVPNPGTTPHQPDVNMDLAFGSVVGKESLGDLDITPDGKDLFVVNLHDRRLYRYDAMQATAAAPKASYSIPDPGCAAAGDWRPFGLGIQDGKVFVGGVCSAQSTGRKADLRAVVWEFDRTTGQFTNTVMDQPLTYPHYALSPPAADFCRGRTWYPWTNTRPATQDGVACPPGGIANPEPELSDIDFETNGDMVVSFADRFPDRTGWALPDLPGYPATTTFQGGDINRACRGANHMFVLDGNGACTNNATAATAGVSQPLDVQEFYPGDHVSGYNGIHSETAQGSVAISKVETTMPLISEDPILDPVTGHGLHWLNRSNGTRVSEDNTSGLYMNADFGKARGMGDLETMCDQAPLQLGNRVWQDTDEDGIQDPGEQPLVGATVNLYDADGNKIGTTVTNSRGEYYFDSTITKNVAAEDLQYGRTYTIKMDNPADYQAGGVLEGSSPTRPNVGDNEQIDSNGETGGSPFPAITVTPQGAGQNNHSGDFGFTKSSVDLGVDKTAPAKVLGGAAIEYQVTVTNNGPNDSTGWKVTDPIPAGITDARTADPGCSINNQILTCTGGPLKVGQSHIITVRGLAPNPPVDTMIENCAVVMGNEPDPNPSNDKACDPTEIDVPVIDPAIGTTTAAALLTLTGTLYHHRRRHTIERTR; translated from the coding sequence GTGAACGCGAACGGTCGATGGGACTCGGTGCTGGAGCCGGGCTGGGCCGGGGTCCAGGTCGTGCTGACCGATGACGCGGGCAACTCGGTCACCGGGACCACGGATGCGAACGGTGTGGTGAAGCTGGACCCGGGCAGCAGTCTGTCGAAGGGGAAGTACCGGATCGAGGTGAAGAACCCGGATCCGAAGGTGTATTCGCCCGGCCAGGCTTCGCCACGGACGGATCTGCTGGACCGGACCGTGCTGTCCTCGAACGTGGAGTTCGTGGACCTCTCCGGCGGCAAGAACGTGGAGATCACGACCTCCTTCTGGAGCCCGGAGGACTACTGCCAGGGGAATGTCCGACTGGCTGCCGTCTGCCAGAACGCCAACATTCCGACTGCCGCGCCGCCGAGCAAGCGCACGCTGTCGTCGTTCACGTTCAACACGCGCGGTGACGCCGTTGCAAACCCTGGCCTGGTCACGGACTTGTCGACTGAGGCGGAGACTGGCACGCAGTGGGGGCTTGGTTACAACAAGGTGACCAGGCAGCTGTTCACGTCCGCGTACGCGAAGCGGGGCACCAAGTACGGTCCCGGCGGACCCGGCGCGATCTACCGGACCAACCCGGCCACTGGGGCCACCGCGTTGTTCACCCGGGTCCCCAACCCCGGCACCACGCCACACCAGCCGGATGTCAACATGGACTTGGCGTTCGGTTCGGTGGTGGGCAAGGAGTCGCTGGGTGACCTGGACATCACCCCGGACGGCAAGGACCTGTTCGTCGTCAACCTGCACGACCGCAGGCTCTACCGCTATGACGCCATGCAGGCCACCGCCGCCGCGCCGAAGGCCTCCTACTCCATCCCGGACCCGGGCTGTGCCGCGGCCGGTGACTGGCGCCCCTTCGGCCTGGGTATCCAGGACGGCAAGGTGTTTGTCGGCGGTGTGTGCTCGGCGCAGTCCACCGGCCGCAAGGCCGATCTGCGGGCTGTCGTGTGGGAATTCGACCGGACCACGGGTCAGTTCACCAACACGGTCATGGACCAGCCGCTGACCTACCCCCACTACGCCCTCTCGCCACCCGCCGCGGACTTCTGCCGCGGCCGCACCTGGTACCCGTGGACCAACACCCGGCCCGCGACCCAGGACGGCGTGGCCTGCCCCCCTGGTGGGATCGCGAATCCGGAGCCGGAACTCTCCGACATCGACTTCGAGACCAACGGCGACATGGTCGTCAGCTTCGCCGACCGCTTCCCCGACCGCACCGGCTGGGCCCTGCCCGATCTCCCCGGCTACCCGGCGACGACCACATTCCAGGGCGGTGACATCAACCGGGCCTGCCGCGGCGCCAACCACATGTTCGTCCTGGACGGCAACGGCGCCTGCACCAACAACGCCACCGCAGCCACCGCCGGCGTATCCCAGCCCCTGGACGTACAGGAGTTCTACCCCGGCGACCACGTGTCCGGGTACAACGGGATTCACTCGGAAACCGCTCAGGGTTCGGTGGCCATCTCCAAAGTGGAGACCACCATGCCCCTCATCTCGGAGGACCCCATCCTGGACCCGGTCACCGGGCACGGCCTGCACTGGCTCAACCGCAGCAACGGCACCCGCGTGTCCGAGGACAACACCAGTGGTCTGTACATGAACGCCGACTTCGGCAAGGCACGCGGCATGGGTGACCTGGAGACGATGTGTGATCAGGCGCCGTTGCAGTTGGGTAACCGGGTGTGGCAGGACACGGATGAGGACGGTATCCAGGATCCGGGTGAGCAGCCGTTGGTGGGTGCGACGGTGAATCTGTATGACGCCGACGGCAACAAGATCGGCACCACGGTCACCAACTCACGGGGTGAGTACTACTTCGACTCCACGATCACCAAGAACGTGGCGGCCGAGGACCTGCAGTACGGCCGGACGTACACCATCAAGATGGACAACCCGGCCGACTACCAGGCCGGCGGAGTCCTGGAGGGCTCGTCGCCTACCCGTCCGAACGTCGGCGACAACGAGCAGATCGACTCCAACGGCGAGACCGGCGGCAGCCCGTTCCCGGCCATCACCGTCACCCCGCAGGGCGCGGGGCAGAACAACCACAGCGGCGACTTCGGGTTCACCAAGTCCAGCGTCGACCTGGGCGTCGACAAGACCGCCCCCGCCAAGGTCCTGGGCGGAGCGGCCATCGAATACCAGGTCACCGTCACCAACAACGGCCCCAACGACTCGACCGGCTGGAAGGTGACCGACCCCATCCCGGCCGGGATCACCGACGCCCGTACCGCCGACCCCGGGTGCAGCATCAACAACCAGATCCTCACCTGCACCGGCGGTCCGCTCAAGGTGGGGCAGAGCCACATCATCACCGTCCGCGGACTGGCCCCGAACCCGCCCGTCGACACGATGATCGAGAACTGTGCGGTGGTCATGGGCAACGAGCCCGACCCCAACCCCAGCAACGACAAGGCGTGTGACCCGACCGAGATCGACGTCCCCGTCATCGACCCGGCCATCGGCACCACCACCGCCGCCGCACTCCTGACCCTCACCGGCACCCTCTACCACCACCGCCGACGCCACACCATCGAAAGGACCCGATAA
- a CDS encoding fic family toxin-antitoxin system, toxin component has translation MDLYIDVPWVLQVAEIAGAADPAPDDYGVPVAAVACHRAELLDTPVYDGPYARAAALVHILGRCRWLERSNMAVAAATGVMYLEASGIPVKPTREDAVALRDLLRDPACTAARIAAQLRSWPQAT, from the coding sequence ATGGACCTGTACATCGACGTCCCTTGGGTCCTGCAGGTCGCGGAGATCGCGGGTGCGGCAGACCCCGCTCCCGACGACTACGGGGTGCCGGTGGCCGCGGTCGCCTGCCACCGGGCCGAACTGCTGGATACGCCCGTCTACGACGGCCCCTATGCACGGGCCGCCGCGCTGGTGCACATCCTCGGGCGCTGCCGCTGGCTGGAACGCTCGAACATGGCTGTGGCCGCGGCGACGGGTGTGATGTACCTGGAGGCTTCCGGGATCCCGGTCAAGCCCACGCGTGAAGACGCCGTCGCCCTCCGCGACCTGCTGCGCGATCCCGCCTGCACTGCCGCCCGGATCGCCGCCCAGCTGCGGTCGTGGCCCCAGGCCACCTGA
- a CDS encoding LamG-like jellyroll fold domain-containing protein — protein sequence MTADELPTWQTNGIVWAMAQAGGVVFAGGTFSAVRPPGASAGTQERPAVNFVALDAASGRPTSCQLSFTVGSGLATVRALAVSPDRKTLYAGGRFGTVNGVKVSNVAAIDIKTCKPKAGFRPSVNATVRALAATDDSVYLGGDFTSVAGQARRYFASVTRASATLRPWTVNSDAVARAIEVTPDEKNVILGGDFRHINGADSHALAVVNSDSGALTRNYPANFIPVTSTVKDITTDATSFYTASEDIATPSFDGRIAFDLNGFNQRWRDTCWGATQAVEVHKGVLYSASHAHDCSSMGGFPELHDRQHLLAQSVGDPKALAWFPDTNDGLGERIGPRVITTASKHGTDYLWVGGEFTTVQGKPQQGLTRFANHPDTGTPSVPQVSASSTRPGAVDVRWQSSLDLDDNELTYRVYRNGSAEPVHTVTGSSLLENRPQLTYTDTDVTPGSTYTYRITAGDGTNTSAKSTSARVTAATTASPYEQQVVADGADLYWQFEEKSGTFAADSSGKDNGGVHKGSPLRGAVPGAVPGSHSAVGYLGDNEYTYSDRATGTLAEYSLEMWLKTTSPTGGKLIGLDRRSGWPAGHQDDKHMYMGADGRVNFGVFNGAPQIVSSGAPLNDGRWHHVVATQGPGGMQLYVDGALQASNPGVTTSADYSGYWAVGGSESQGLSRWPNPPSTLFFNGQIDETAVYPSVLSPAQVVQHHALGVQAAP from the coding sequence ATGACGGCGGACGAGCTGCCCACCTGGCAGACCAACGGCATTGTGTGGGCCATGGCCCAGGCGGGCGGCGTGGTCTTCGCCGGCGGCACCTTCTCGGCGGTCAGGCCGCCGGGTGCGAGCGCCGGTACGCAGGAACGCCCGGCGGTGAACTTCGTGGCGCTGGACGCGGCGTCGGGCCGGCCGACGTCGTGTCAGCTGTCGTTCACGGTGGGTTCCGGCCTTGCGACGGTTCGGGCGCTCGCGGTGTCGCCGGATCGCAAGACGCTGTACGCGGGCGGCCGCTTCGGGACCGTCAATGGCGTCAAGGTGAGCAACGTGGCCGCCATCGACATCAAGACGTGCAAGCCGAAGGCGGGCTTCAGGCCATCGGTGAACGCCACCGTGCGGGCGCTGGCAGCCACCGACGACAGCGTCTACCTCGGCGGCGACTTCACCTCCGTCGCCGGTCAGGCCCGGCGCTACTTCGCCTCCGTCACTCGCGCATCGGCGACACTGCGTCCATGGACGGTCAACAGCGATGCGGTTGCCCGCGCCATCGAGGTCACCCCGGACGAAAAGAACGTCATCCTTGGCGGCGACTTCCGCCACATCAACGGGGCCGACTCCCACGCCCTCGCCGTTGTCAACAGCGACAGTGGGGCTCTGACCAGGAACTATCCAGCGAACTTCATACCCGTTACGTCAACAGTCAAGGACATCACCACCGACGCCACCAGCTTCTACACCGCGAGCGAGGACATCGCCACGCCCTCCTTCGACGGCCGTATCGCCTTCGATCTCAACGGCTTCAACCAGCGCTGGCGGGACACCTGCTGGGGCGCGACGCAGGCGGTCGAGGTCCACAAGGGTGTGCTGTACTCCGCCTCGCACGCCCACGACTGCTCGTCCATGGGCGGGTTCCCGGAGCTGCATGACCGGCAGCACCTGCTCGCCCAGTCCGTGGGGGATCCGAAGGCGCTGGCTTGGTTCCCCGACACCAATGACGGGCTCGGTGAGAGGATCGGGCCGCGGGTGATCACGACGGCGTCGAAGCACGGCACCGATTACCTATGGGTGGGCGGTGAGTTCACCACGGTGCAGGGCAAACCGCAGCAGGGCCTGACCCGGTTCGCGAACCATCCGGACACGGGTACGCCGTCGGTGCCGCAGGTGAGTGCGTCCAGCACCCGGCCGGGTGCGGTCGACGTACGCTGGCAGTCCAGTCTTGACCTGGACGACAACGAGTTGACCTATCGGGTTTACCGCAACGGCTCCGCCGAGCCGGTCCACACCGTCACCGGCTCGTCCCTGCTGGAGAACCGTCCCCAGTTGACGTACACCGATACCGACGTCACGCCTGGGTCCACCTACACGTACCGGATCACTGCCGGCGACGGCACCAACACCAGCGCCAAGTCCACATCCGCCAGGGTCACCGCGGCCACGACAGCGAGCCCGTACGAGCAGCAGGTAGTCGCCGACGGGGCCGACCTCTACTGGCAGTTCGAGGAGAAGTCCGGGACTTTCGCCGCTGACTCATCGGGCAAGGACAACGGCGGCGTGCACAAGGGCAGCCCCCTCCGCGGTGCGGTCCCCGGCGCCGTGCCAGGTTCCCACTCCGCGGTCGGTTATCTCGGTGACAACGAGTACACCTACAGCGACCGCGCTACCGGCACTCTCGCGGAGTACTCCTTGGAGATGTGGTTGAAGACCACCTCGCCCACTGGCGGCAAGCTCATCGGCCTGGACCGCCGCAGCGGTTGGCCGGCCGGCCACCAAGATGACAAGCACATGTACATGGGCGCTGACGGCCGTGTGAACTTCGGAGTGTTCAACGGGGCACCCCAGATCGTCAGCAGTGGCGCGCCCCTCAATGACGGCCGGTGGCATCACGTCGTCGCCACCCAGGGGCCTGGCGGGATGCAGCTCTACGTGGACGGGGCACTTCAGGCGAGCAACCCGGGCGTGACCACCAGCGCCGATTACAGCGGCTATTGGGCCGTCGGCGGGAGTGAATCGCAAGGACTGAGCCGCTGGCCGAACCCGCCGTCGACCCTGTTTTTCAACGGCCAGATCGACGAGACCGCTGTTTACCCGAGCGTTCTGTCCCCCGCTCAGGTGGTACAGCATCATGCGCTCGGCGTCCAGGCCGCACCTTGA
- a CDS encoding ABC transporter ATP-binding protein, translating into MSQPPPVAGRFLRETVRHSAAPAAAVLVVSVLLAATELAVPAVFGRTLDLLVMGRHAQAGVWLALCVGLTTATVVLGALDGVVTAVGGAQTTARVRRRVLGHLLDSGPRAGERFAHGDLVARLVGNAAQAGTVPVALAALLAAAVTPLGALVALALTDVWTALVVLTGMPALALFLKVFARAFGDSGTRYLRAQGEIAGRLTEALRGIRTIAAAGTYERDAARVLAPLAEMSRQGHRLWRILGRSSAQSAVLLPLLQIAVLAVAGLRVTAGELSVGGLLTAWRYAVLATGTGALVGHVSALVRGRSAATRLGEVIDGPVTAYGPIAQLPPGSGALEFLGVTSRRANREVLSGIDLRLPGGTAVAVVGRSGSGKSALAALAGRLADPDTGTVLLDGVPLTSLSREALRRETGFAFERPALLGQTIGGTIAFGAYDPGEAAVVEAARAACADGFVRRLPNGYDTACADAPLSGGEAQRLGLARAFAHPGRLLVLDDATSSLDAVTELKVSRALLYGTGTRTCLIVAHRASTAARADLVVWLEDGAVRAVAPHARLWRLARYREVFAGEAVDAA; encoded by the coding sequence ATGTCTCAACCGCCCCCTGTGGCGGGCCGGTTCTTGCGGGAAACCGTGCGGCACAGCGCGGCACCCGCGGCTGCCGTGCTGGTGGTCAGCGTCCTGCTGGCCGCCACCGAGCTCGCGGTGCCCGCCGTATTCGGACGGACACTCGATCTGCTGGTGATGGGACGGCACGCACAGGCCGGAGTGTGGCTGGCTCTGTGTGTCGGCCTCACCACGGCCACTGTGGTGCTGGGCGCACTCGACGGTGTGGTGACCGCCGTGGGCGGCGCCCAGACGACCGCCCGGGTACGCAGAAGAGTCCTCGGACACCTTCTCGACTCGGGACCGCGTGCGGGTGAACGGTTCGCGCACGGCGATCTCGTGGCGCGGCTCGTCGGGAACGCCGCCCAGGCAGGGACCGTGCCGGTAGCGCTCGCCGCCTTGCTGGCCGCCGCCGTCACTCCCCTCGGCGCGCTGGTGGCACTGGCGCTCACCGACGTGTGGACGGCCCTCGTCGTGCTCACCGGAATGCCCGCACTGGCCCTGTTCCTCAAAGTGTTCGCCCGTGCCTTCGGCGACAGCGGCACCCGCTATCTGCGGGCCCAGGGCGAGATCGCGGGGCGTCTGACCGAGGCCCTGCGCGGCATCCGTACCATCGCCGCCGCCGGCACGTATGAACGGGATGCGGCCCGCGTCCTGGCGCCGCTGGCCGAGATGTCCCGGCAGGGGCACCGGCTCTGGCGGATCCTTGGCCGTTCCAGCGCCCAGAGCGCCGTGCTCCTGCCGCTGCTGCAGATCGCCGTACTGGCTGTCGCCGGACTGCGGGTCACGGCTGGGGAGTTGAGTGTCGGCGGCCTGCTGACCGCGTGGCGCTACGCCGTCCTGGCCACCGGCACCGGAGCACTCGTCGGCCACGTGAGCGCCCTGGTGCGCGGTCGAAGCGCGGCGACGCGGCTCGGCGAGGTGATCGACGGGCCCGTCACGGCGTATGGGCCGATCGCGCAGCTTCCACCGGGGAGCGGCGCACTGGAATTCCTCGGTGTCACTTCGCGCCGCGCGAACCGGGAGGTACTGAGCGGAATCGATCTGCGACTGCCGGGCGGTACCGCGGTCGCCGTCGTCGGGCGCTCCGGCAGCGGCAAGTCGGCCCTGGCCGCACTCGCGGGGCGGCTCGCCGACCCCGACACGGGCACAGTGCTCCTCGACGGCGTTCCGCTCACCTCACTCAGCCGCGAGGCGCTGCGCCGGGAGACGGGATTCGCGTTCGAGCGACCCGCGCTGCTGGGCCAGACGATCGGCGGCACGATCGCGTTCGGCGCGTACGACCCTGGGGAGGCGGCCGTGGTCGAGGCGGCCCGCGCCGCCTGTGCGGACGGATTCGTGCGCCGGCTGCCCAACGGCTACGACACCGCGTGCGCCGACGCGCCGCTGTCCGGCGGGGAGGCCCAACGCCTCGGCCTGGCACGAGCCTTTGCCCACCCCGGGCGGCTGCTCGTACTCGACGACGCCACGTCCAGCCTCGACGCCGTGACCGAACTGAAGGTGTCCCGCGCGCTCCTGTACGGCACCGGCACCCGCACCTGCTTGATCGTCGCCCACCGTGCTTCCACTGCGGCACGCGCGGACCTGGTCGTGTGGCTGGAGGACGGTGCGGTCCGCGCGGTGGCACCGCACGCGCGGCTGTGGCGTCTCGCGCGCTACCGGGAGGTCTTCGCGGGGGAGGCCGTGGATGCTGCCTGA